A DNA window from bacterium contains the following coding sequences:
- a CDS encoding molybdenum-binding protein, with amino-acid sequence MEYGARNKVHATVSSVKRGDVMSLVKFSVELPCAMASVLTTESVEELKLQPGDRVTLVVKAIHVLPVKE; translated from the coding sequence ATGGAGTACGGTGCGCGCAACAAGGTCCATGCCACGGTCAGCTCGGTGAAGCGCGGCGACGTGATGAGCCTGGTGAAGTTCAGCGTCGAGCTGCCCTGCGCGATGGCCTCGGTGCTCACGACCGAGTCCGTCGAGGAGCTGAAGCTCCAGCCTGGCGACAGGGTGACGCTCGTCGTGAAGGCGATCCACGTGCTGCCCGTCAAGGAGTAG